In the genome of Triticum urartu cultivar G1812 chromosome 5, Tu2.1, whole genome shotgun sequence, one region contains:
- the LOC125555569 gene encoding uncharacterized protein LOC125555569, whose amino-acid sequence MEMVQSALVAEAVSAAVSFLFTGRGEKASPERLMERMEMAHTRLSLGLERTRRMPMTIIPLFCLKKKLKDAFEECDGLLDKARDLRQVVPSFPTKIMQAVLPSFVVPKQDVLSSSVVGRFEWLAEEADKFVRDVESGSSLSHYRFLNPLIGQLLEGKNILYHKVQRSQSCSLGIWPVFVEEYGRVARLAFLYEDRMAPHKSFRLMLALRLYESTNIVGVAAQCLQSIGAQFKPMAKVGAGELTRLPTQDVMYCDSVDSLCWDEIVRMTTKWSPDPMCCIANGINKPCANNTISSELTGRFPQEVMFVLFKCCFSASDHCSRSSSNEAYINTIRAWPPLKLSVGFAPHISPNLPDESSLHQIEEGIRREAIDYFIQHPELTDYEMDWNSAHGWASFRVSKPITETRRGLKRRR is encoded by the coding sequence ATGGAGATGGTACAGTCAGCACTTGTGGCTGAGGCCGTGAGCGCAGCCGTGTCCTTCCTGTTCACCGGCCGCGGGGAGAAGGCGTCGCCGGAGCGCCTCATGGAGAGGATGGAAATGGCGCACACAAGGCTGTCTCTGGGGCTCGAGAGGACCAGGAGGATGCCCATGACCATCATACCGTTGTTTTGCCTAAAGAAGAAGCTCAAGGATGCGTTTGAGGAGTGCGATGGTCTGCTCGACAAGGCGAGGGATCTCCGGCAGGTGGTGCCCTCTTTTCCCACAAAGATTATGCAAGCCGTCCTGCCCTCTTTCGTTGTCCCGAAACAAGATGTGCTGAGCAGCTCTGTTGTTGGAAGATTTGAGTGGCTTGCCGAGGAAGCCGACAAGTTTGTCAGGGACGTGGAGTCCGGATCGTCGCTTTCTCACTACAGGTTCCTGAACCCTCTCATCGGGCAGCTTCTTGAAGGTAAAAATATCCTCTACCACAAGGTGCAAAGAAGCCAGTCGTGTTCTCTTGGCATATGGCCGGTCTTTGTGGAAGAGTATGGCAGGGTTGCAAGGCTAGCTTTTCTTTATGAAGACCGCATGGCGCCGCATAAAAGTTTTAGGCTAATGTTGGCTCTGAGACTGTACGAGAGCACAAACATAGTTGGAGTTGCCGCGCAGTGTTTGCAGTCAATTGGAGCTCAGTTCAAGCCTATGGCCAAAGTTGGAGCTGGGGAACTCACTCGATTACCTACACAAGATGTCATGTACTGTGATTCAGTCGATTCGCTATGCTGGGATGAGATAGTCCGAATGACTACAAAATGGAGTCCAGACCCAATGTGTTGCATAGCAAATGGGATCAACAAGCCATGTGCTAACAATACCATCTCATCCGAGTTGACAGGCAGGTTCCCACAAGAAGTGATGTTCGTTTTATTCAAGTGTTGTTTTTCAGCTTCTGATCACTGCTCGAGGAGCTCAAGTAATGAAGCCTATATCAACACCATAAGAGCCTGGCCACCTCTAAAGCTGTCTGTTGGCTTTGCACCTCATATCTCGCCCAACCTCCCGGACGAGAGTAGCTTACACCAAATAGAAGAGGGGATAAGAAGAGAGGCAATCGATTATTTCATTCAACACCCAGAGCTGACGGACTATGAAATGGACTGGAACTCAGCACATGGGTGGGCTAGTTTTCGTGTTTCGAAGCCGATCACTGAAACTAGGAGAGGGTTGAAGAGAAGGCGTTAG
- the LOC125507756 gene encoding auxin response factor 25-like yields the protein MERKLSMSEMPQSLPENDGEQRCLNSELWHACAGPLVSLPAVGSRVIYFPQGHSEQVAASTNKEVDAQIPNYPNLPPQLICQLHNVTMHADAETDEVYAQMTLQPLSPEEQKEPFLPIELGAASKQPTNYFCKTLTASDTSTHGGFSVPRRSAEKVFPPLDFSLQPPCQELIAKDLHDNEWKFRHIFRGQPKRHLLTTGWSVFVSAKRLVAGDSVIFIWNDNNQLLLGIRHANRPQTIMPSSVLSSDSMHIGLLAAAAHAAATNSRFTIFYNPRASPSEFIIPLAKYVKSVYHTRVSVGMRFRMLFETEESSVRRYMGTITTISDLDSVRWPNSHWRSVKVGWDESTAGEKQPRVSLWEIEPLTTFPMYPTAFPLRLKRPWASGLPSMHGMFNGVKNDDFARYSSLMWLGDGDRGAQSLNFQGVGASPWLQPRMDSPLLGLKPDTYQQMAAAALEEIRTGDPSKQSSALLQFQQTQNPNGGLNSVYANHVLQQMQYQAQQSSLQTVQHGHSQYSGNPGFLQSQFQQLHLHNPPAPPQQGHQVIQQSHQEMQQQLSSGCHRISDVDSSMPGSESASQSQSSFYQQNLLEGNNDPSLHLHNGFRNFSSQDSSNLVSLPRTDQLMAPEGWPSKRLAVEPLGHIESRSVQPKHENVNHQSNMSHFAGTLAPQSARDSSSVQAYGANVDNQFLSSSFAFQDGMAGARGGSSSGTVSMAIPLLRYSGEDLPPADTLATSSCLGESGTFNSLDNMCGVNPSQDGTFVKVYKSGSPGRSLDITRFSSYYELRSELEHLFGLEGQLEDPVRSGWQLVFVDRENDILLVGDDPWQEFVNSVGCIKILSQQEVQQMVRGGEGLLSSAPGARMAQGNVCDGYSGGHDLQNLTGNMASVPPLDY from the exons ATGGAGAGAAAGCTCTCCATGTCCGAGATGCCGCAGTCCCTCCCGGAAAACGATG GGGAACAAAGGTGTCTGAACTCGGAGCTATGGCATGCATGCGCTGGGCCCCTTGTGTCTCTGCCCGCGGTTGGAAGCCGGGTCATCTATTTCCCACAGGGCCATAGCGAGCAG GTTGCCGCATCAACTAATAAGGAGGTTGATGCTCAAATTCCTAATTATCCAAATCTCCCCCCTCAGTTGATCTGCCAGCTTCATAATGTCACCATGCAT GCCGATGCAGAGACTGATGAAGTTTATGCCCAAATGACACTGCAGCCGCTGAGCCCG GAAGAGCAAAAGGAGCCTTTTCTTCCAATCGAGTTGGGTGCTGCTAGCAAGCAGCCGACTAATTACTTCTGCAAGACTTTGACTGCAAGTGATACAAGTACACATGGCGGATTTTCTGTTCCTCGCCGGTCTGCTGAGAAAGTCTTCCCTCCATTG GATTTTTCTCTGCAGCCTCCATGCCAGGAGCTCATTGCAAAAGATCTGCATGATAATGAATGGAAATTTCGCCACATATTCCGTG GTCAGCCAAAAAGGCATCTCCTGACTACAGGTTGGAGTGTCTTTGTAAGTGCAAAGCGACTAGTAGCAGGGGATTCTGTTATTTTCATCTG GAATGATAATAACCAACTTCTCTTGGGGATTCGTCATGCAAATCGTCCTCAGACAATTATGCCGTCTTCTGTGCTGTCAAGCGACAGCATGCATATAGGCCTTCTTGCAGCAGCAGCTCATGCTGCGGCCACAAACAGTCGTTTCACTATTTTCTATAACCCCCG GGCTAGCCCTTCTGAGTTCATCATTCCATTGGCTAAGTATGTCAAATCTGTTTACCACACACGTGTGTCTGTTGGAATGCGGTTTAGAATGCTTTTTGAGACAGAGGAGTCAAGTGTCAGACG ATACATGGGTACAATCACAACCATAAGTGATCTTGACTCTGTGCGTTGGCCAAATTCACATTGGCGTTCTGTGAAG GTTGGTTGGGACGAGTCCACCGCTGGTGAGAAACAACCTAGAGTGTCACTCTGGGAGATTGAGCCATTAACAACCTTTCCGATGTATCCAACTGCTTTTCCTTTAAGACTGAAGCGTCCATGGGCTTCAGGGCTGCCCTCTATGCATGGCATGTTCAATG GTGTCAAGAATGATGATTTTGCTCGTTATTCTTCTCTCATGTGGCTCGGAGATGGGGATAGAGGGGCTCAGTCGTTGAACTTCCAGGGAGTTGGAGCGTCACCTTGGCTTCAGCCAAGAATGGATTCTCCATTGCTGGGTCTTAAGCCAGACACATACCAGCAAATGGCTGCAGCAGCACTGGAGGAAATTAGAACTGGGGATCCTTCGAAACAGTCCTCGGCTCTCTTGCAATTCCAACAGACTCAGAATCCGAACGGTGGGTTGAATTCTGTGTATGCCAATCATGTTCTGCAGCAGATGCAGTATCAGGCTCAGCAGTCGTCTCTGCAAACTGTTCAGCACGGCCATAGTCAGTACAGTGGTAATCCTGGGTTTCTTCAAAGTCAGTTTCAGCAGCTGCATTTGCATAATCCTCCGGCACCACCACAGCAAGGGCATCAGGTTATACAGCAATCTCACCAGGAGATGCAACAGCAGCTTTCATCTGGTTGTCATCGTATTTCCGATGTAGATTCTAGCATGCCTGGTTCTGAGTCTGCTTCGCAGTCACAATCTTCATTCTACCAGCAGAACCTCTTAGAAGGAAACAATGACCCATCGTTGCATCTTCACAATGGTTTTCGTAACTTCTCTAGCCAAGATTCCTCAAACCTTGTTAGTTTGCCTCGAACTGACCAATTAATGGCGCCGGAGGGATGGCCTTCAAAGAGGTTGGCTGTGGAACCCCTTGGTCATATTGAATCTCGGTCTGTGCAACCCAAACATGAGAACGTAAATCACCAGAGTAATATGTCCCACTTTGCTGGAACCTTGGCGCCGCAGTCAGCAAGAGACTCATCCAGTGTCCAGGCTTATGGTGCAAATGTTGACAACCAATTTCTGTCATCGTCATTTGCATTCCAGGACGGAATGGCAGGTGCAAGGGGTGGCAGCAGCAGCGGAACTGTTTCTATGGCCATACCTTTGTTGAGGTATAGTGGCGAAGATTTGCCACCCGCAGACACCTTAGCAACTTCCAGTTGTTTAGGCGAATCGGGAACCTTCAACTCTCTTGATAATATGTGTGGTGTAAACCCATCACAAGATGGAACCTTTGTGAAG GTTTACAAATCAGGGTCCCCTGGAAGATCGCTCGACATCACCAGATTCAGCAGCTACTATGAGTTACGTAGTGAGCTGGAGCATCTATTTGGCCTCGAAGGCCAACTGGAGGACCCCGTAAGATCAGGCTGGCAGCTTGTATTCGTCGACCGAGAAAATGATATTCTTCTCGTCGGCGACGACCCATGGCA GGAGTTTGTGAATAGCGTAGGGTGCATCAAGATACTCTCGCAGCAGGAGGTGCAGCAGATGGTCCGCGGCGGCGAGGGCCTTCTGTCCTCTGCACCTGGAGCGAGGATGGCGCAGGGCAATGTCTGCGACGGTTATTCTGGGGGCCACGACCTGCAGAATCTCACCGGCAACATGGCCTCCGTACCGCCACTGGACTACTGA